The Solibacillus sp. FSL W7-1464 genome contains a region encoding:
- a CDS encoding DUF418 domain-containing protein: MEFRPVGTNERVATLDILRGVSLLGILLVNMFGFYLPMPHIADLSSWFNEVQDIVLQQLLDIYVQSSFYPLFSMLFGYGLAMQYVKAKETGADFYRFAPKRLFLLFCIGMFHAIVIWWGDILATYAFCGVFLIALIRMKAKWLLLVAVAVNALYHGFNLSLYAAAGFFNASTDSFSVDIEAIQSALTAYGIGNWMDAFMQRLDDLSIQMSVMMWISSLFTILPYMLFGAALAKWRLIERAKEKIVVWIILAVAGIGGGLYMKSLPIAGDQTFGNEYLQVYIGGPLLAIGYMAVITLLTQLPFIIKLLSPIAKAGRMSLTLYLMQSVICTILFYNWGFGLYGKVDVQMGIYLAVGIFIIQVLFAEIYFSKYKQGPIEALLKRFTYGKPAERKA; this comes from the coding sequence GTGGAATTTCGCCCAGTAGGTACGAACGAGCGTGTTGCAACACTGGATATATTACGCGGGGTAAGTTTACTCGGCATTTTATTGGTGAATATGTTCGGGTTTTATTTACCGATGCCGCATATAGCGGATTTAAGCAGCTGGTTTAATGAAGTGCAGGATATTGTACTCCAGCAGCTTTTGGATATTTATGTGCAAAGCAGCTTCTATCCGTTATTTTCTATGCTGTTCGGGTATGGATTAGCGATGCAGTATGTAAAAGCAAAAGAGACGGGCGCAGATTTTTACCGGTTTGCGCCGAAGCGTCTATTTTTGTTATTTTGCATTGGGATGTTTCATGCAATTGTCATTTGGTGGGGCGATATTTTGGCTACGTACGCATTTTGCGGAGTCTTTTTAATCGCGCTAATTCGGATGAAGGCAAAATGGCTCCTGCTTGTGGCGGTTGCGGTAAATGCTTTGTATCATGGTTTTAATTTAAGTTTATATGCAGCGGCAGGTTTTTTTAATGCGTCAACGGATAGTTTTTCTGTCGATATTGAAGCAATTCAAAGTGCCTTAACAGCATACGGTATCGGGAACTGGATGGATGCATTTATGCAGCGTCTGGACGATTTGTCGATTCAGATGAGTGTCATGATGTGGATTTCATCTTTATTTACGATATTACCTTATATGCTGTTTGGCGCTGCACTTGCGAAATGGCGTCTGATCGAACGGGCAAAAGAAAAGATCGTTGTCTGGATTATTTTGGCTGTAGCCGGTATTGGTGGCGGACTTTATATGAAGAGCTTGCCGATAGCCGGTGACCAGACATTCGGCAATGAATACTTGCAAGTTTATATCGGCGGACCGCTACTTGCGATTGGCTATATGGCAGTCATCACATTGCTGACACAATTGCCGTTCATTATAAAACTGTTATCGCCGATCGCGAAGGCTGGCCGTATGTCTCTTACACTCTATCTGATGCAGTCTGTTATTTGTACGATCTTGTTCTACAATTGGGGCTTTGGTTTATACGGAAAAGTCGATGTGCAAATGGGAATTTACTTGGCTGTCGGAATTTTCATCATCCAAGTATTATTTGCGGAAATCTATTTCTCGAAATATAAACAAGGACCGATTGAAGCATTGCTGAAAAGATTTACTTACGGTAAACCTGCAGAACGTAAAGCGTGA
- a CDS encoding fumarylacetoacetate hydrolase family protein, which produces MKLLSFKVNEQVKFGPKVKKEEAVWDVIEIQNQLNVLKDFPKTIIDGIAHGYEFVEQVRKLVEAAQNHEDGAQFKLAYSDIEWLSPVPRTPKNILCVGKNYSDHAREMGAEKAPEHIVVFTKSPTAIASDESTLPVHADVTDSLDYEGELAVVIGKRGKNVPKAMAFDYVFGYTIANDLTARDAQEKHKQFFLGKSLEGSCPMGPYLVTKDEIPDPHTLSIVTKVNGEVRQNGSTKDMLFSVSEIIEIVSKYVTLEPGDVILTGTPAGVGKGMNPPQFLKAGDEVKIAIEGIGTLANRFA; this is translated from the coding sequence ATGAAATTGTTATCATTTAAAGTAAACGAACAAGTAAAGTTTGGTCCAAAAGTGAAAAAAGAAGAGGCAGTTTGGGATGTAATCGAAATCCAAAACCAACTTAATGTACTAAAAGACTTTCCGAAAACAATTATTGACGGGATTGCACATGGCTACGAATTTGTTGAGCAAGTTCGTAAATTAGTAGAGGCAGCTCAAAATCATGAAGATGGAGCTCAGTTTAAGCTGGCCTATTCCGATATTGAATGGCTGTCGCCAGTTCCTCGTACACCGAAAAATATTTTATGTGTTGGTAAAAATTACAGTGATCATGCCCGTGAAATGGGTGCAGAAAAGGCACCGGAACATATCGTTGTCTTCACGAAGTCGCCAACTGCAATTGCTTCGGATGAATCGACATTACCTGTGCATGCAGATGTGACAGATTCCCTTGATTATGAAGGGGAGTTAGCTGTCGTAATCGGCAAGCGCGGAAAAAATGTTCCGAAAGCAATGGCTTTTGACTATGTATTCGGTTATACAATTGCCAATGATCTTACAGCCCGTGATGCACAGGAAAAGCATAAACAGTTCTTCCTAGGCAAAAGCTTGGAAGGCAGCTGTCCAATGGGGCCGTATTTAGTAACGAAAGATGAGATTCCTGATCCGCATACATTATCAATTGTGACGAAAGTAAATGGTGAAGTACGCCAAAATGGATCAACAAAAGATATGCTGTTCTCTGTTTCCGAAATTATTGAGATCGTTTCAAAATATGTAACATTAGAGCCGGGCGATGTTATTTTAACAGGTACGCCGGCCGGAGTCGGAAAAGGAATGAACCCGCCGCAATTTTTAAAAGCAGGCGATGAAGTGAAAATTGCAATTGAAGGAATCGGAACTTTAGCAAACCGATTTGCTTAA
- a CDS encoding YisL family protein, which produces MDFLTSTTHMHITTWVIALILFFIVALSGKKLKAVHMILRLMYILVIVTGLSLFLEWRDKISESGMNYDMKVLFGILVIGFMEMVLVRKSKGKSVNMFWVLFGIVLLITLYLGLSMGIGVNF; this is translated from the coding sequence GTGGATTTCTTAACTAGTACGACACATATGCACATTACGACTTGGGTAATAGCATTAATATTATTCTTTATCGTTGCATTATCCGGTAAAAAGCTGAAAGCAGTACACATGATTTTACGTTTAATGTATATTTTAGTAATCGTTACAGGATTGTCTTTATTCCTTGAATGGCGTGACAAAATTTCTGAAAGCGGCATGAACTATGATATGAAAGTATTATTTGGTATCTTAGTAATCGGCTTTATGGAAATGGTATTAGTACGCAAAAGCAAAGGCAAATCTGTCAATATGTTCTGGGTACTATTTGGTATCGTTCTATTAATCACATTATACTTAGGCTTAAGCATGGGTATCGGTGTAAACTTCTAA
- a CDS encoding alpha-amylase family glycosyl hydrolase has product MGFNKWFRTLAAGVLLSTSLSVAAVANAEERTIADESIYDVLVDRFFNGTGKNDDDTVNTQDPTMFAGGDFNGLLKKIDYVTNMGYTMLSIGSVFETEKYDGSMPTSYTMFDHRFGTADEFKKMVEAYQKRDIKMMIDFPISNVSPNHELAEKEGFVASENDGKTQWDLTNAEVQDELINNAVQFVNTYKLGGVRLTNIEQADTAFLNRFIEQLKAAGAYVIANAESDADFDAKFYSDTASNFTNAFKNVDLNTAVLEPHIEEMLTGTPVLSMTDTIWSDRFTLAATEEGMYPPTRSKISIASTFLLPGVPIVQYGSEIAMNGEAGVEAHQYYNFKTDSELADYVGKLQSLRNDSDTLRNGEFKWLENEDGYIVFERKSDEETWIVVINNSSKTKRVHIPVAELGEGKEVRGMFNSEIIRENKDGNYAIILDREMVEVYQVIEARGINTSYIVALGLVVVLYTAFMIVIMKRGKKRRAENL; this is encoded by the coding sequence ATGGGATTTAATAAATGGTTTCGTACATTGGCTGCGGGTGTGCTGCTTTCGACTTCATTGTCAGTTGCTGCTGTTGCAAATGCGGAAGAGCGTACGATTGCAGATGAAAGTATATATGATGTTTTAGTGGACCGTTTCTTTAATGGTACCGGTAAAAATGATGATGATACAGTAAATACACAGGACCCGACAATGTTTGCTGGCGGGGATTTCAATGGGTTGCTGAAGAAAATCGATTATGTGACAAATATGGGCTATACGATGCTGTCGATTGGCTCTGTATTTGAGACTGAGAAATATGATGGGTCGATGCCAACAAGCTATACCATGTTTGACCACCGTTTTGGTACAGCGGACGAATTTAAAAAAATGGTCGAGGCTTATCAAAAACGCGACATCAAAATGATGATTGATTTCCCGATTTCCAATGTAAGTCCAAACCATGAACTTGCTGAAAAAGAAGGATTTGTGGCATCTGAAAACGATGGGAAAACACAGTGGGACTTAACGAATGCAGAAGTACAGGATGAGCTGATCAACAATGCTGTACAATTTGTGAATACATATAAACTGGGCGGGGTTCGTCTGACAAATATTGAACAAGCCGATACTGCTTTTCTAAATCGCTTTATCGAGCAGTTAAAAGCAGCGGGTGCCTATGTTATTGCGAATGCGGAAAGTGATGCGGACTTTGATGCGAAGTTTTACAGTGATACTGCTTCCAACTTCACGAATGCATTCAAAAATGTCGATTTAAATACGGCAGTACTGGAGCCTCATATCGAGGAAATGCTTACAGGAACTCCGGTATTATCAATGACCGATACAATCTGGTCGGACCGCTTTACATTGGCGGCAACAGAGGAAGGCATGTATCCGCCGACACGCAGTAAAATTTCCATTGCGAGCACGTTTTTACTTCCTGGTGTGCCGATCGTACAATATGGATCTGAAATTGCGATGAATGGGGAAGCGGGTGTTGAAGCGCACCAGTACTACAATTTTAAAACAGACTCGGAATTAGCCGATTATGTCGGAAAGCTCCAGTCATTACGAAATGATTCCGATACATTGCGCAACGGGGAATTTAAATGGCTAGAAAATGAAGACGGCTATATTGTATTTGAACGCAAATCCGATGAGGAAACATGGATTGTTGTCATTAATAATAGTAGTAAAACAAAACGTGTGCATATTCCGGTCGCTGAGCTAGGTGAGGGAAAAGAAGTTCGCGGGATGTTCAACAGTGAAATCATCCGTGAAAACAAGGACGGCAACTATGCGATTATTTTGGACCGTGAAATGGTGGAAGTATACCAAGTGATAGAAGCGCGTGGTATTAACACATCTTACATTGTTGCACTTGGATTAGTCGTTGTACTATACACAGCATTTATGATTGTTATTATGAAACGCGGTAAAAAGCGCCGTGCCGAGAATTTATAA
- a CDS encoding Cof-type HAD-IIB family hydrolase: MNEHLIVLDLDGTLLTDEKKISALTKETLLKAKEAGHQVMIATGRPYRASQLYYQELSLTTPIVNFNGALIHHPKNPMWKTIHTTVDLSVVHDVVESVHKYEYDNLIAEVMDDVYLHREDEGVLQLLHMGNPNILTGDLKNTLKEDPTSLLIQADDVNTPIIRKHLQDVHAELIEHRRWGAPFPIIEIVHKGLSKAVGIDYIAKEMGIPRDRIIAFGDEDNDLEMIEYAGVGVAMSNGIDDLKSIANEITLSNNEDGIGKFLQDRLKL, encoded by the coding sequence ATGAATGAACATTTAATAGTATTAGATTTAGACGGCACTTTATTGACGGACGAGAAAAAGATTTCTGCGCTGACAAAGGAAACTTTGTTGAAAGCAAAAGAAGCCGGTCATCAGGTGATGATTGCGACAGGACGTCCGTACCGTGCGAGTCAGCTTTATTATCAGGAGCTGAGTTTAACAACTCCGATTGTCAATTTCAACGGAGCCCTCATCCACCATCCTAAAAATCCGATGTGGAAAACGATTCATACAACAGTCGATTTAAGTGTAGTCCATGATGTTGTAGAATCTGTTCATAAATATGAATACGACAACTTAATCGCCGAAGTAATGGATGATGTATATCTCCATCGTGAAGATGAAGGCGTGCTTCAGTTGCTGCATATGGGCAACCCCAATATTTTAACAGGCGATCTGAAAAATACATTAAAAGAAGACCCGACAAGTTTGCTTATTCAAGCAGATGATGTCAATACACCGATTATCCGCAAACATTTACAGGATGTTCATGCTGAGCTGATCGAGCATCGACGTTGGGGAGCACCTTTCCCGATTATCGAAATTGTCCATAAAGGGTTAAGTAAAGCTGTAGGCATCGACTATATTGCAAAGGAAATGGGCATTCCGCGCGACCGTATCATTGCATTTGGCGATGAGGACAATGACTTGGAAATGATTGAATACGCAGGCGTTGGCGTTGCGATGAGTAACGGTATAGACGATTTGAAATCAATTGCCAATGAAATTACACTATCGAACAATGAAGACGGCATCGGGAAATTTCTGCAGGACCGATTAAAACTGTAA
- a CDS encoding prolyl oligopeptidase family serine peptidase, whose product MRNLIVDKEQWKSIPLLHVYDETMDEKTPVVIFLHGFLSAKEHNLHYAYQFVQQGVRVILPDALMHGERSNQLTEDQMNFNFWKIVLKSVEEVHTIYEELKLKNLAGTKVGIAGTSMGGIVTSGCLAIYPWIETAGICMGTTSYTKLALHQVEDLKQKGISFPLSDEQQTGLLQMLQKFDMEQHEELWANKPIIFWHGERDTVVPYHMSRDYVEQLEKEKKAKHITYLAERKAGHAVSRNGILQVTQFMAHCLA is encoded by the coding sequence GTGAGAAATTTGATAGTAGATAAAGAACAATGGAAGTCCATTCCATTACTGCATGTATATGATGAAACGATGGATGAGAAAACACCGGTCGTTATTTTTCTTCATGGTTTTTTAAGCGCAAAGGAACATAATCTGCATTATGCTTATCAGTTTGTGCAGCAAGGTGTACGCGTTATACTACCGGATGCATTAATGCATGGTGAACGATCGAATCAATTGACGGAAGACCAGATGAACTTCAACTTCTGGAAAATTGTATTGAAGTCAGTGGAAGAAGTACATACTATTTATGAAGAATTGAAGCTGAAAAACTTGGCGGGCACTAAAGTTGGGATTGCCGGAACTTCAATGGGCGGAATCGTCACATCTGGCTGTTTAGCGATCTACCCATGGATTGAAACGGCAGGTATTTGCATGGGAACGACAAGTTATACAAAACTGGCTCTCCATCAAGTAGAGGATTTAAAGCAAAAAGGTATATCATTTCCGCTGTCTGATGAACAGCAGACAGGCTTGCTTCAAATGCTGCAAAAATTCGATATGGAGCAGCATGAGGAATTATGGGCAAACAAACCAATTATTTTCTGGCATGGGGAGCGCGATACGGTCGTTCCTTATCATATGAGCCGAGATTATGTTGAACAACTGGAAAAAGAAAAAAAAGCAAAACATATTACTTATCTGGCAGAACGAAAAGCAGGGCATGCCGTATCGAGAAACGGGATTTTGCAAGTCACGCAATTTATGGCGCATTGTTTGGCATAA
- a CDS encoding metal-sulfur cluster assembly factor, whose amino-acid sequence MDHDMKESMLGALENVIDPELGIDIVNLGLVYEVDLTDEGLAIVTMTLTSMGCPLAPVIVDQVTTALSELPEVKEVKVDIVWQPAWSKDNMSRYAKMALGIR is encoded by the coding sequence ATTGATCACGATATGAAAGAAAGTATGTTAGGTGCATTGGAGAACGTAATCGACCCTGAGTTAGGCATTGATATCGTCAACTTAGGTTTAGTATATGAAGTGGATTTAACAGACGAGGGCTTAGCAATCGTTACAATGACACTAACATCAATGGGTTGTCCGCTTGCTCCGGTTATCGTTGACCAAGTTACAACGGCACTTAGCGAATTACCGGAAGTAAAAGAAGTAAAAGTGGATATCGTATGGCAACCGGCATGGTCTAAAGACAATATGTCCCGCTATGCAAAAATGGCATTAGGTATTCGTTAA
- a CDS encoding ATP-dependent Clp protease ATP-binding subunit — translation MQFNQTQDNRPPLEQFGRNLIEQVKNGKMDPVIGRDEEIRNVIRILSRKTKNNPVLIGEPGVGKTAIVEGLAQRIVRRDVPEGLKDAELYELDMSALIAGASYRGQFEERLKSVLKQVKESEGRIILFIDEIHTIVGAGKTDGAMDAGNMLKPMLARGELHCIGATTLDEYRMYIEKDPALERRFQQVMVREPSIEDTVSILRGIKDRFEEHHRGVRIHDRAIIAAAQLANRYITDRFLPDKAIDLVDEACAMIRIEIDSMPQELDQLTRRLTQLKIEQQALKKEKDEASKKRLEIITDEIDSLEVSIKSMKEQWELEKNGLQIVRDKKDELKKMEAERDDLFISGSNLARASELQYSKIPQLEKEIAELEQQLKQSEGNRMLREEVTEDEIAKIISRWTGIPVTKLVEGEREKLLRLKDTLHERVVGQDDAVTYVTEAVWRARSGIKDPNKPIGSFLFLGPTGVGKTELAKALAAQLFDSEDHFIRIDMSEYMEKHSVSRLVGAPPGYIGYEEGGQLTEAVRRNPYSVVLLDEIEKAHPDVANILLQVLDDGRITDSQGRIVNFTNTVIILTSNIGSQFLLEASEEAEQLVQAALRQHFKPELLNRMDDIIMFHALSNEHFHKIARKYVKQLQDRVAEQEITLSVDAEVVDWIVKHGIDPQFGARPLKRFVQRHLETIVARELLKGEVTAGGSLSIALENEELVIKSN, via the coding sequence ATGCAATTTAACCAAACACAAGATAATCGTCCGCCATTAGAACAATTTGGACGTAACTTAATCGAACAAGTAAAAAACGGTAAGATGGATCCGGTTATTGGACGAGATGAAGAAATTCGGAACGTCATTCGTATTCTGTCACGTAAAACCAAAAACAATCCGGTGCTCATTGGTGAACCGGGTGTTGGTAAAACAGCGATTGTCGAAGGGCTGGCACAGCGTATCGTAAGACGGGATGTACCGGAAGGATTAAAAGATGCGGAGCTTTATGAACTGGACATGAGTGCACTAATCGCAGGAGCATCCTATCGCGGACAGTTTGAAGAGCGGCTGAAATCAGTATTAAAACAGGTGAAAGAGTCAGAGGGGCGCATTATTTTATTCATCGATGAGATCCATACAATTGTCGGTGCAGGGAAAACGGACGGGGCAATGGACGCTGGAAATATGCTGAAGCCAATGCTTGCGCGTGGTGAACTGCATTGTATCGGTGCAACAACATTGGATGAATACCGCATGTATATTGAAAAAGATCCTGCATTGGAACGCCGCTTCCAGCAAGTAATGGTACGAGAACCTTCTATTGAAGATACGGTCTCCATTTTACGCGGAATAAAAGATCGTTTTGAGGAACATCACCGTGGTGTCCGCATTCATGACCGCGCAATTATTGCAGCGGCACAGTTGGCGAACCGCTATATTACAGACCGATTTTTACCGGATAAGGCGATTGATCTGGTCGATGAGGCATGTGCCATGATCCGCATTGAAATCGATTCAATGCCACAGGAACTGGATCAGTTAACGCGCCGCCTCACTCAGCTGAAAATTGAACAGCAGGCACTGAAAAAAGAAAAAGATGAGGCAAGCAAAAAACGTCTTGAAATAATTACAGACGAAATTGATTCATTGGAAGTATCAATCAAGTCAATGAAAGAACAGTGGGAACTCGAGAAAAACGGCCTGCAAATTGTTCGTGATAAAAAAGATGAGCTGAAAAAAATGGAAGCCGAGCGCGATGACTTATTTATTTCAGGCAGTAATTTAGCAAGGGCAAGTGAGCTTCAATACAGTAAAATACCACAGCTTGAAAAGGAAATTGCCGAGCTGGAGCAGCAGTTGAAACAGTCGGAAGGTAACCGCATGCTGCGTGAAGAAGTAACTGAAGATGAAATTGCTAAAATTATTTCACGATGGACAGGGATTCCGGTAACGAAGCTTGTTGAAGGTGAACGCGAAAAACTGCTCCGTTTAAAAGATACACTGCATGAACGGGTAGTCGGTCAGGACGATGCGGTAACATATGTAACGGAAGCAGTCTGGCGTGCGCGTTCCGGTATTAAGGATCCGAATAAGCCGATCGGAAGCTTCCTGTTCCTCGGTCCAACAGGTGTAGGGAAAACGGAATTGGCAAAAGCATTGGCTGCACAATTATTTGATTCAGAAGACCATTTCATCCGTATTGATATGAGCGAGTATATGGAGAAACATTCTGTATCGCGGCTTGTCGGAGCTCCTCCAGGATATATTGGTTATGAAGAGGGCGGTCAGCTGACAGAAGCGGTTCGTCGTAACCCGTATTCCGTTGTATTGCTGGATGAAATCGAAAAGGCACATCCGGATGTCGCGAATATTTTACTGCAAGTACTTGATGATGGCCGCATTACAGATAGTCAGGGACGGATCGTCAACTTTACGAATACCGTCATCATCTTGACATCGAATATCGGCTCGCAGTTTTTACTGGAAGCATCTGAAGAAGCGGAACAGCTTGTCCAAGCGGCATTGCGCCAGCATTTTAAGCCGGAGCTGTTAAACCGGATGGACGATATAATTATGTTCCACGCACTATCGAACGAGCACTTCCATAAGATTGCCCGGAAATATGTAAAGCAGCTTCAGGATCGGGTAGCGGAGCAGGAAATTACGTTGTCTGTGGACGCAGAAGTTGTAGATTGGATTGTGAAGCACGGGATTGACCCGCAGTTTGGTGCACGACCGCTTAAACGCTTCGTTCAACGCCATTTGGAAACGATTGTTGCCCGTGAGCTGTTAAAAGGAGAAGTAACAGCAGGCGGAAGTTTATCGATTGCACTGGAAAATGAAGAGTTAGTCATAAAATCAAATTAA
- a CDS encoding YjzD family protein produces MQYIITFFWSFLLVSMLNYVVSSVLSVDFNFMNGVIVSLVFSVLVIIIAAIIPNESTPEAEAEHH; encoded by the coding sequence ATGCAATATATCATTACGTTCTTTTGGTCATTCTTATTAGTTTCAATGCTAAACTATGTAGTAAGTTCTGTATTAAGTGTAGATTTTAACTTCATGAATGGCGTAATCGTATCATTAGTATTCAGCGTATTAGTTATTATTATCGCTGCAATCATTCCAAACGAATCAACTCCAGAAGCAGAAGCAGAGCATCACTAA
- a CDS encoding beta-ketoacyl-ACP synthase III, protein MNAGIIGMGKYVPEKAIANKDFEKVLDTSDEWIRSRTGIENRFIAENEETSDLAYKAAVQAIENAGITPDQIGLIVVATVTQDQNFPSVACQIQERLGISGCGAMDVSAACSGFIYGTAIAKQFIESNSYEYILVVGVEKLSKIVDWDDRNTAVLFGDGASAAVLGKVSEGRGILAFELGADGTGGKHLYLNPENHIEMNGREVFKFAVRQMGESAVSVLEKAGLTKEDVDYLVPHQANIRIMEAARERLDLPEEKMSKTIQKYGNTSAASIGISIVEDLESGKIKDDDIVVLVGFGGGLTWGALAVKWGK, encoded by the coding sequence ATGAATGCCGGTATTATAGGGATGGGGAAATATGTTCCGGAAAAAGCTATAGCAAATAAAGATTTTGAAAAAGTATTAGATACATCAGATGAGTGGATTCGTTCTCGTACAGGAATTGAAAACCGTTTTATCGCCGAGAATGAAGAAACATCGGATTTAGCATATAAAGCAGCAGTGCAAGCGATTGAAAATGCAGGTATTACGCCAGATCAAATCGGTTTAATTGTTGTTGCGACAGTTACACAGGATCAGAATTTCCCGAGTGTAGCGTGTCAAATTCAAGAAAGACTAGGAATATCGGGATGTGGCGCGATGGATGTTTCCGCTGCATGTTCGGGATTTATTTATGGAACGGCGATTGCAAAACAATTTATTGAGAGTAATAGCTATGAATATATATTAGTAGTAGGTGTTGAAAAACTGTCGAAAATTGTGGATTGGGATGACCGCAACACTGCTGTTCTTTTCGGAGATGGTGCAAGTGCAGCTGTTCTCGGTAAAGTTTCGGAAGGGCGCGGGATTCTGGCGTTCGAACTTGGTGCTGACGGAACAGGCGGTAAGCATCTTTATTTAAATCCTGAAAACCATATTGAGATGAATGGCCGCGAAGTATTTAAATTTGCGGTTCGTCAAATGGGCGAGTCGGCTGTAAGTGTGCTCGAAAAGGCAGGCCTGACGAAGGAAGATGTCGATTATTTAGTGCCGCATCAGGCAAACATCCGCATTATGGAAGCCGCAAGAGAACGTCTTGACCTACCGGAGGAAAAAATGTCGAAAACAATCCAGAAATACGGCAATACATCTGCTGCTTCAATCGGTATTTCAATCGTTGAAGATTTGGAGTCAGGGAAGATCAAAGATGATGATATTGTTGTTTTAGTCGGTTTCGGCGGAGGGCTTACATGGGGAGCACTCGCAGTAAAGTGGGGTAAATAA
- the fabF gene encoding beta-ketoacyl-ACP synthase II codes for MEKRRVVVTGIGAVTPVGNSAEQAWENVIAGKSGIGPLTRVDVSKFPVSVAAEVRDFNIEEYIEKKEARKMDRFTHYAIAASMMAAKDADLTITEEMAPRVGVWIGSGIGGMETHEQQFLTFQERGVRRVSPFFVPMMIPDMASGQVSIYLGAKGVNSCSVTACASGTNSIGDAFKVIARGDADVMITGGAEAPIVTMAVAGFCANTALSLNPDKATASRPFDKNRDGFVIGEGAGILILEEYEHAKARGAKIYGEVVGYGSTGDAHHITAPAPNGEGAARAMQMAIDDAQVSPDRVGYINAHGTSTPYNDLFETQAVKTVFGDHAHKLAMSSTKSMTGHLLGAAGGIEAIFTVLALKEGILPPTMNLDEPDPECDLDYVPNAARKAEVEYALSNSLGFGGHNACLLFKKITD; via the coding sequence ATGGAGAAAAGAAGAGTTGTTGTTACAGGAATCGGTGCAGTAACGCCAGTAGGAAACAGTGCAGAGCAAGCATGGGAAAATGTAATTGCAGGCAAGTCTGGTATTGGACCATTAACACGTGTAGATGTAAGCAAATTTCCGGTATCTGTAGCGGCTGAAGTTAGAGATTTTAACATAGAAGAATATATCGAAAAGAAAGAAGCGCGTAAAATGGACCGTTTTACCCATTATGCGATTGCTGCTTCAATGATGGCTGCAAAGGATGCAGACTTGACAATTACCGAAGAAATGGCACCGCGCGTAGGTGTGTGGATCGGTTCTGGAATCGGCGGAATGGAAACACATGAACAGCAGTTTCTAACATTCCAGGAGCGCGGTGTTCGCCGTGTAAGTCCATTCTTCGTACCGATGATGATTCCGGATATGGCTTCTGGACAAGTATCGATTTACCTTGGTGCAAAAGGGGTAAACTCTTGTTCTGTAACGGCTTGTGCATCAGGAACTAACTCAATTGGTGACGCGTTTAAAGTAATTGCACGCGGAGATGCGGATGTGATGATTACCGGTGGAGCGGAGGCGCCAATCGTAACTATGGCGGTAGCTGGCTTCTGTGCAAACACGGCTTTATCGTTAAATCCGGACAAGGCAACTGCATCACGTCCATTCGATAAAAACCGTGACGGCTTCGTTATTGGCGAGGGCGCAGGGATTTTAATTTTGGAAGAGTATGAACATGCAAAAGCGCGCGGTGCGAAAATTTACGGTGAAGTTGTGGGCTATGGCTCAACAGGGGATGCCCATCATATTACAGCACCGGCTCCAAATGGTGAAGGTGCAGCACGTGCGATGCAAATGGCAATCGATGATGCACAAGTATCGCCTGACCGCGTTGGTTATATTAACGCACACGGTACGAGTACACCATATAATGACTTATTTGAAACACAGGCGGTCAAAACTGTTTTTGGTGACCATGCCCATAAATTGGCGATGAGCTCGACAAAAAGTATGACAGGCCATTTACTAGGTGCAGCAGGCGGTATTGAGGCGATCTTTACGGTGCTTGCATTGAAGGAAGGTATTTTGCCGCCGACAATGAATCTAGACGAACCGGATCCGGAATGTGATTTGGATTATGTGCCAAATGCCGCACGAAAAGCAGAAGTTGAATATGCGTTAAGCAATTCACTTGGTTTCGGCGGTCATAATGCTTGTTTATTGTTTAAAAAAATTACAGATTAA